From Plasmodium relictum strain SGS1 genome assembly, chromosome: 8, the proteins below share one genomic window:
- the PPP6 gene encoding serine/threonine protein phosphatase 6, putative → MTKSEEKKWIEQLRMNPPKLLDENDLRLVCQRVKEILVEENNVQAINPPVIICGDIHGQFFDLLELFDVGGDIMNNDYIFLGDYVDRGYNSVETFEYLLLLKLLFPKNITLLRGNHESRQITTVYGFYDECFKKYGNANAWKYCTDIFDYLTLAALVDNQIFCVHGGLSPEIKLIDQLRLINRVQEIPHEGAFGDIMWSDPDEVDDWVANPRGAGWLFGPKVTKKFNYINNLELIARAHQLAMEGYRYMFDDSTIITVWSAPNYCYRCGNVAAIMRIDENMNRQMLIFKDTPDSRNSIKNKATIPYFL, encoded by the coding sequence ATGACGAAAAGCgaggaaaaaaaatggaTAGAACAATTACGAATGAACCCACCAAAATTATTAGATGAAAATGATTTAAGATTGGTATGTCAGAGagtaaaagaaatattagttgaagaaaataatgttCAAGCGATAAATCCACCTGTTATTATATGTGGAGACATACATGGTcaattttttgatttattagaGTTATTTGATGTTGGTGGAGATATAATGAATAAcgattatatatttttgggAGATTATGTAGATAGAGGTTATAATAGTGTAGAAACGtttgaatatttattattattaaaattattatttcctaaaaatataactttGTTAAGAGGAAATCATGAGAGTAGGCAAATTACAACTGTATATGGATTTTATGATGaatgttttaaaaagtatGGAAATGCAAATGCATGGAAATACTGTACAGATATATTTGACTATTTAACATTAGCAGCTCTTGTTGACAATCAAATTTTTTGTGTGCATGGCGGCTTATCTCCtgagataaaattaattgaCCAGTTAAGACTAATAAATAGAGTACAAGAAATACCACATGAAGGGGCTTTCGGAGATATAATGTGGTCAGATCCTGATGAAGTAGATGATTGGGTAGCTAATCCAAGAGGTGCAGGTTGGTTATTTGGACCTAAagttacaaaaaaatttaattatattaacaaCCTTGAACTAATAGCTAGAGCTCATCAGCTAGCTATGGAAGGATATAGATATATGTTTGATGATTCTACAATTATTACCGTATGGTCAGCTCCAAATTATTGTTATCGCTGTGGAAATGTTGCAGCAATAATGAGAATTGATGAAAATATGAATAGGCAAATGTTAATATTTAAAGATACACCTGATTCGAGAAATTCTATCAAAAATAAAGCTACAattccttattttttataa